One genomic segment of Occultella kanbiaonis includes these proteins:
- the phoU gene encoding phosphate signaling complex protein PhoU: protein MRAIFEQELGAVGDDLLRMSRQVQTAVQEASAALASADLQAAEQVIIADDAIDQIERELDDRCVNLLARQQPVATDLRIIVSGLRMSASIERMGDLARHVAQVTRLRYPESAIPENSRELFAQLADAANKVAADVVQLLETRDLELAAAIERDDDILDQLHQQTFNETLSPDWTGTTAQTVDVTLLARFYERFGDHAVAVARRISYLVTGDLEGLGDYNS, encoded by the coding sequence GTGCGAGCGATCTTCGAGCAGGAACTTGGCGCGGTCGGTGACGATCTGCTGCGGATGAGCCGACAGGTTCAGACGGCCGTCCAGGAGGCATCCGCCGCCCTCGCCTCGGCCGATCTCCAGGCGGCGGAACAGGTGATCATCGCGGACGACGCGATCGACCAGATCGAGCGCGAGCTCGACGACCGGTGCGTCAACCTCCTCGCCCGGCAGCAGCCGGTCGCGACGGACCTGCGGATCATCGTCTCGGGACTTCGGATGAGCGCGTCCATCGAGCGGATGGGAGACCTGGCCCGCCATGTCGCCCAGGTCACCCGGCTGCGCTACCCCGAGTCGGCGATCCCGGAGAACTCCCGCGAACTCTTCGCCCAGTTGGCCGATGCCGCCAACAAGGTGGCCGCGGACGTGGTGCAGCTGCTCGAGACCCGTGACCTCGAGCTGGCAGCCGCCATCGAACGGGACGACGACATCCTGGACCAGCTGCACCAGCAGACGTTCAACGAGACCCTCAGCCCAGACTGGACCGGAACGACCGCGCAGACCGTCGACGTGACGCTGCTGGCCCGGTTCTACGAGCGCTTCGGGGACCACGCCGTCGCCGTGGCACGCCGGATCTCCTACCTGGTCACCGGCGACCTCGAGGGCCTCGGCGACTACAACAGCTGA